The genomic window CGGCTTATGCATAACGTTGAAACATACGGCTTATGCATAACGTTGAAACATACGGCTTATGCATAACGTTGAAACATACGGCTTATGCATAACGTTGAAACATAATGTTTAGATACATGAAGCTGAAGGTTCCTCAACACCTGCAGATGTACATGGCTTcaattggaaaaataaaaatttgtgaaataaaaatgcaaaatatgtttgccaatttttttttttttcttttttttttatttgcttatCGTTGTAACATCAATTTATGTAGCtataaatatttcctctTGGATTCATACCCTGTAAAATTTCACCCGAAGGAGTACGTGTAcccgatttttttttttatgtcgcTGCTTTTTTTGCGTTCAAAAATAGGCGCACGCAGTGCATAGCGaattatgtgcataatatataatatgctcACGTACTTGTACGCATATGTACCTATCTTTGCACAAATGGCATATACACagggaaatgtaaaaagaaaatgatgaCGAGTCCCTGAAGTGTAAAATTCACAAATGAGAGTGACACAGTGTAACACTTTAGCTGATTAATGATTTGGGGGGTtggcaaatttaaaaaaaaatgcaagaaAAGTACCACACAACGAAAAGGTACGCGAATGtttgtgtacatgtatacacgTACACTCATATGGTAACGGGAAGGTGAAAGGCATAATAATATTCTTATCAAAAAGGTCACATAAGaaatgttcacattttaaaaaatagttaaaaacttttatttttaacaaatatgTGTTGCaagtaaataataaattcttCCAGTTTACGTCGtttaatgtgaaaaaaggtaatgtatatatttcgaATTATGACGGTGTGGGTTCGTATGTcatacatgtgtgcaaatagttttatatataaattgtgCATTAACATAATACACATGAGCACGGTGTACGCACATTTTTTGCAGTTCTTTGTGCTACTATCACGGGgcgttgttttttttattttattatttttttcttactttgtatcccttttttttgagttgttgaaaaatgtagaaaagggTATGTAGCAAAGAAAGGTAGGAGcaaaatatacatgtgtaatGCGAAGGTGAGGATTGGGTGATAGTCCCAGTTGAGCAGCTTAGATGTACATTTTTAGGTGTGCTTCAAATGCACATTAAAGTAAAGGCCCCAAATGACTTCTGCACCCTGCACCTAGCTCCTAAACTCGCAGGggttatatttttgcacacatgggTTAAGCACGCAAACGTATTATATAAACATAGCTCAACTGTTTTCTAAACATTTAAGTGAACACCTCGACTACAAAGGGAGTTTACCTTGAAAATGATTTACAACAcatataccttttttttttttttttttcacattttcaaaaaaggtTTTTTCTTAAATGGGAAAGTTGTGTAAAATGCAGATACATACGTGGCGCAAGCCTAAACtgtgtaaatatttatttattagtAGTCCAGgtattatgcatatattttctaAGTGAATATTTACAAATTAAAGCTTTATACATTTTACATTATAAAAAGAGAATCTCTCCCGTTACAGTTACACACACTAGCACCCTATATATTTAAGTGCATTCCTAACATTCCGCTTGAGTGAAAAATCtcgaaaaatgagaaaatagTTAACTACCCTCGGTTGGGTAAGCGAGGGGGTCACCGAAGTGAAGCTCTCCCGACCTCCTTATGCGTCACAAAGgggcatataaaaaatgtagccaAGTAGGGTCAATTATTCACACAGCACGTAACGCTTATTAGTAGGTCCATACGTGAACACGTTTGCACACCTGTGCTGATGACAGCGAATGAATGTGCATTGCCTGATCAGGGTATGTGATGTAGAAAATGTAGCTCTCGTTGATATGGGTCCCTCCTATGGTTAAGACAACACCTCACTTCATCTTACATATAAAACTACTATCCTAAGTATAAACTTAGTTTTAGTTCTAAATGGCGAACGGTACAAATAAAATAGTGTAAAACTAAGTAAAAAGGGTTATCTATCCAAGGCTTCAAAACAAGCCACCAACTTAGTAAACCTTCCTCCCCAGTTCATCCCATTTGACCCATAGAAAAAAGCAGCGTAATGCatcgaaaaggggaattcaTAAAATTACAACGATGGGGGAGGTATATGTTATAAGCCAAAGCAAAGTACATAATAAGTAGCCGGTCCCTTTCTGGAGACAATTGTTCCATGTATAAATGTTTTTGTGCCACAGGTGAGGTTTACATGTATAGCGAGAAAAAATTCGCTAACGATGTGTTTCTACACCTCCTTAAAGGGGGGTAAAAATTCTTTGGTACTCAACAGTCATAGGAAGGCAATAGGTATAAACGTAAGTCAACAACACCATTGTAGCATGTGTTACATTTATACACACACCCGATCCTTTTCCGTACATATTAATTTTGAGCAAGTGCCCATATTTACCAAATGAACTGCTATGTGTGCCCTTTATCTTCAAAGCTAGCTATTTGTCCCTGTAACAAAAGCAACGTTTTCACTACATGACGAACGGCGCACATATCATACAAGAACTTACCAATAACGAATTAAGGTAGGTTTTCttgtccccatttttttttcttcttaaccTCCTCTACTTATTGTCGCATTTGTCTATGCATGTGTTGGCAGTGTTTCTACCAATATGCCATTTTCGAACTACCTCCCCGTTCACATGTTAAAACAGAAGCACACGTGCTTCATCTTGTAGTTTACGCAACTTATTTGTTACTTTTGCTGTGGGTGATTTCGCGCTAGCTTACGCCTCTAACGTGGCAGCAGAATCGGCAACTTCCTTGGGACTAGTGCTTACGCGTTTGTAGGTACACAaatgcatacataaatacgtacacacacatggatatttatatttttgtaaccTCCTTACCAAGGTTAAAGGAATAGTTCAAAATTATCACACTTTTGTgacaaataaaagaagccCCTAAGAATGGTCCACAAGTACGTATCATCCGCGTGCCACTATACGGAAAGGCTAATAGAACAATATGCATATGGTATGCCAACATGTAAGAAGTCCCACCTTGGGATGTATTTACTCGAACACAAGCAGCTATTCCTAAGTGTTACAAAAAGTGGGGGATACGAGCATTTTGTAGTAGGAATAAATTACCACGCAGATGGCTGTTTAATGTTAAAATCCTTGCGTTTgtgtttcttccccccaaCTGCTGTGAGTCGTACAAAAGCTGAAGCTAACTCTAATGGCGGATTTAACTCTCTTAGCTTTCTTAGCCTTCGCGGTTTTCTTATTGTTTCCTAATTTCCACCCTCCGCCAAGCGTACACCCGTGTGCGCCCGCACACGTTCTGTAAGGAGTTCCTTAAAAGGAGCCTCAGCAGTAAAAAGTGAGCACACCATAAAGAAGGTTAAAGGAGGTTATCTCTTCTGCCTACCTCACTgagaaataattttaaagtaagaaaaaggaaacccTTTTTACGTTAAAAATTTagcaaaagaaatatatatatatttaatgcaTACTGAAACCCCCTTCTGACGAAATAACGTCTACCACGACGCCTACACTTGTTCTACCTTATTCGCACGTCGTTTGAACAAGCAACAGCATAAGCCAAAAGGTAAACCTTTCCTTGGAGATCGTTCCAAGTGAATCACTAAATTAACAGTTTTCTATTCCATTTAGTCGCTttcataataattttttcgctagtgttttttaaaaaaaaaaagaaaaaaaaaaactatgtACGGTTCAACAATGATCTTTAAATGTTTAtaggcgttttttttaaatttatctttcatataaatattgaataattaaaaaaaaaaaaagtagacgcatggaaataattttaagaaaTTGCATGTATTGACATATACACACGCGTTCgttttattaataattttcttttacacattttgaaTGCATTCGTTCTCTATTGCTGCGTGTATTGAAATATAAATACACTcacgtatgcatatatacacgtgtatatatgcatacgtacgcatatgtatatatacacacatatatatatacatacgtacatgcatatgcatgcGCATCAGGAGTTAAAAATGCAGTTAAATTCAAAATAGTTAAGGCGtgttttgttttaaaaaacagGTTCACTAGTTCCACAATTGTTGAAAAGTTGctaaaattgcaaaatgcatggtcaaatatatatgccatattttttgaagactttttttttttcttctttttttttttgttaatgcGTAAAAGTAGAGTAGTGTGTCCGTTGGTaatatccattttttataatgcCATAAAACTTTTCATACGGGGGGTATTTTATAAAGGCGTGCTTATGCAGCTATATATGTGGACCAGCAACTACAATACGCAGCCAGGGGTGGGGGATATATATACGGTTGTATTCCCCATGATGTTTGAGAAACAATTACTGCATTATATCTATGCACCACTGGTGGTGTACTTTGTTACGGCTTTGGTTCCTTCAGAGACGGCGTGTTTTGACAATTCTCCAGGTAAAAGTAATCTAACGGCTGTTTGAATTTCACGTGATGACAAGGTTCTCTTTTTATTATAACGAATTAGTCTAGTTGCTTCGGTAACCAATCTGTCAAAAATATCATTAATGAAAGAATTCATAATAttcatgcttttttttgtcacaccAGTTTCTGGATGCACTTGTTTTAaaactttaaaaatgtaaagtgaaaatgactctgttcttctttttctcttatgCCTTGGTCCCAAAGTTTTTCCTGCAGTTTTCTTTGCAGCTTGGGATTTTTGCGCTGGTCCTTTTCctgacattttttattattttgtacgtaaaaaagaaatcttTTTTTAGCCAActttatttaataaaaaaaaaaaaaaaggaaacttcCTGTTATTTCCGCAGAATTTTACTATATTACTTTAATTGAATTTTCTTAACTATTTattcaaaatgggaataaaaattgaCATTACAATGcgattgttttttttaacaaaaatgggttaaacgtgaaaaagaaaatgggaaaaaaagtaattttaCTTTATAACTATTTATTTCGTACCAACGAAATATttaatgtaaaataaaaatatacgtaaGGTTTTTATTAAGcgtgttacattacatatgCAATATGTACCCGTACAATAATAAAGTACACTATTTacaatgcaaaaaaaaaaaaaaaaaaaaaaaattggcaaaagggaacacgtaaacgtatatataaatgtataattatgcaaaaatatacgttTTACTTATATCCGAACAGAGCACAATTTTTCCTGAAACAAGAAATGTTTTttcatggaaaaaagaaaaatgttaaaaaattaggaTTTATTTCATACTAAATAGtgacaggaaaaaataattatatataagtgaAAATATCCGAACGCACAATGGGGCGTACTCCAAGGACGCatgtataattatttatacaaTAATTATGAgcgtaaatatataaatatataatgcatatatatacatatatttatttatatattcaaatatatgtgcgtattTAATACTTATACATGTGCGCTATGCGCGGagttaaaaggaaaatttgcGCAACAACCGGATTGGGTACATGGTGTGTTTACCGTTCAATTATTTATACACGTTTGGTTGTCACTTGGCCTggttatattttattttttgta from Plasmodium coatneyi strain Hackeri chromosome 12, complete sequence includes these protein-coding regions:
- a CDS encoding Histone H2B; protein product: MSGKGPAQKSQAAKKTAGKTLGPRHKRKRRTESFSLYIFKVLKQVHPETGVTKKSMNIMNSFINDIFDRLVTEATRLIRYNKKRTLSSREIQTAVRLLLPGELSKHAVSEGTKAVTKYTTSGA